The Sporichthyaceae bacterium DNA segment GTCTGCCTGATCGCCGGCCTGGAACGGGCGAGCGAACGCTCAGTTGAGGCTCTGCCCGCGGCCGATGAGGTCGGTGCCGGGGAGGGACGGGAGATGGGTGAGGAGCTGCCGTTCGCGACGCAGCAGAGCGAGCTCGGCTCGTAGCCGGGTGGCGGCGTTCGGCTCGGAAAGCAACTGCTGTTTGTCGCGCAGATCCAGCACCATCGCCGCGGCCACCAGATAGGACAACAACAGCGGGTCGGTGGGCAGCTCCTGATTGGTGCGCGGAGCCTGGCCTGCCGAGCTGAGCATTCGGTCGACGTAGTCCAGGTAGGCGGCGGTGGTGGCCCGGGCCAGCGCCGCCGCGTCCTCGCCGGGCTCCTCGTCGAGATAGGTGACCTCGCCGACCAGGTACATCCCGGACGCGTCCACCTCGTGCAACCGGAAGCGCCGGGTGCCGGTGGTGAGGATGTCGAAGCGGCCGTCGGGCAGTGCCTCGACGTGACGCAGGGTGGCGGTGCAGCCCACGTCGTACAGCCCGGGCTGCGCCTGTCCGGCCTCCCGGCCGCTGGAGATGGCGATCACGCCGAACGCCGCGGGCTGCTCGGCGCCGCCGGTCAGGTCACCGACCAACTGCCGGTAGCGCTCCTCGAAGATGTGCAGCGGCAGCTGCAACCCCGGATACAGCACGGTGCTCAGCGGGAACAGCGGTAGCCGCTCGGTCACGGGCCCGAGCCTAGAGCCGGAGGAGAACGCGCGGGTCGGCCGAATGCTCGACGCGGCGCCGGCGCCGAACCGACGCTCATGGCCGGACAGCTAAATGAGGGGGCCAATCCGGGCGCCGCCGTAGACTCGAGGGGTGATTCCCGTCCTCGACCTGCGCGGATACGCCCTTCACGGGCCCGCCGACGTCCCGCGTGAGCTGCTGCCCCGGGCCGCGGCCGACGTGGCGACCACGCTGGAGGCGGTACGGCCGATCTGCGACGACGTGCGGGCCCGCGGCGTGGCCGCGGTGCTGGACTACGCCGAGCGCTTCGACGGGGTGCGGCCGGCGAGTACGCGGGTGCCGGCCGAGGTGCTGGACAAGGCGCTGGTCGATCTGGACCCGGCGGTCCGCGAAGCGCTGGAAGAGGCCGCCCGGCGAGCGCGGATTGTGCACTCCGCGCAGCGCCACCCGGACGCGGTGATCGACGTCAGCCCGGGCGGGGTGGTCACCGAGCGCTGGGTGCCCGTGCGCCGGGTCGGGCTCTACGTGCCCGGCGGCGTGGTCGCCTACCCGTCCAGCGTGGTGATGAACGTGGTCCCGGCGCAGGTGGCCGGGGTGGAATCACTCGCGGTCAGCTCCCCGCCGCAGGTGGACAACGACGGCTGGCCGCACCCGGTGGTGCTGGCCGCGTGTGCGCTGCTCGGCGTGGCAGAGGTCTACGCCGCCGGCGGCGCGCAGGCCATTGCGATGTTCGCGCACGGCACCGAGGAGTGTGAGCGGGTCGACCTGGTCACCGGGCCGGGCAACGTCTACGTGGCCGCGGCCAAGCGGCTGCTCAAGGGCATCATCGGCATCGACGCCGAGGCCGGCCCGACCGAGATCGCCATCCTGGCCGACGCGGGTGCGGACCCGGTGTACGTCGCTGCGGACCTGATCTCGCAGGCCGAGCACGACGAGAACGCCGCATGCCTGTTGGTCACGCCGAGCGCGGCGTTGGTGGACGCGGTGCAGGTCGAGGTCGACCGGCAGCGCGGGGTCTCGCTGAACCAGACCCAGGTGAACTCGGCGTTGGCCAACTCCTCCGCGCTGGTGTTGGTCGCCGATCTGGACGCCGGATTGGCGGTGGTCGACGAATGGGCCGCCGAGCACCTGGAGATCCTCACCGCGGACGCGGCGGCGATGGCCCGCAAGGTGCGCAACGCGGGTGCGATCTTCATCGGGCCGTGGGCGCCGGTGAGCCTGGGGGACTACCTGGCCGGGTCCAACCACGTGCTGCCCACCGGCGGCACCGCGCGGCACAGCGGCGGGCTGTCCGTGCACTCGTTCCTGCGCAGCGTGCACCTGGTGGAGTACGGCGAGGACGCGTTGCGCGAGGTGGCCGGGCACATTGACGCGCTCGGCGGAGCGGAGCACCTGCTGGCGCACATCAATGCCGTGCGCGTTCGAGTCCCCCGCGAGGATTGATGGACACCGATCTGCCGTTGCGGGACGACCTGCGCGGGCTGTCCGCGTACGGGGCGCCGCAGCTCGACGTCGCGGTGCGGCTGAACACCAACGAGAACCCGTTCGGGCCGTCGGTGGCGCTGGCCGCGGATCTGGCCGCGGCGGTGCAGGAGGTGGCGCTGTCGCTGAACCGCTATCCGGACCGAAACGCCGAGGCGCTGCGGTTCGATCTGGCCGAGTATCTCGGTTACGGCCTCAGCGGGGACTGCCTCTGGGCGGCCAATGGCTCCAACGAAATCATCCAGCAGATGTTGATGGCCTTTGCTGGGGCCGGTCGCACGGCGTTGGGTTTCGAGCCGTCCTACTCCATGCACCGGCTGATCTCACTGGCCACGCAGACCGAGTGGATCAACGGCTACCGCGAGGCCGACTTCACTCTGGACGTTGACCACGCGCTCGCGCAGGTCGCCGAGCACCGGCCGGACGTGGTGTTCCTGACCTCGCCGAACAATCCCACCGGTACTGCGCTGCCACTCGAGGTGATCGAGGCGGTCTACGACGCCGCGCCGGGCATGGTGGTGGTGGACGAGGCGTACGCGGAGTTCGCCCGAGACGGCGTACCCAACGCGCTCAGCATCCTGGCGGGCCGCAAGCGCCTGGTGGTCTCGCGAACGATGTCCAAGGCGTTCGCCATGGCCGGGTTGCGGGTCGGGTATCTGGCCGCCCACCCAGAGGTGGTGCAGTGTCTTGCCTTGGTGCGACTGCCCTATCACCTCTCCGAGTTGACCCAGGCCGCGGCGCGGGTCGCGTTGCGCCATCAGGTGGATCTGCTGCGCACGGTCGCGCAACTGCGCGAGGAGCGGGACCGGTTGGTCGCCGAGCTCGCCGCGCAGGGTTGCGTGGTGGTGCCCTCGGACGCCAACTTCGTGTTGTTCGGCGGGCTCACGGACGCCGCAGCGGTCTGGCGTGCGGTGCTCGATCGCGGTGTGCTGATTCGGGATGTCGGATTGCCTGGCTGGTTGCGGGTGACCGCCGGCACCCCGGAGGAGAACGAGACGTTCCTCGAGGCCTTGCGCGCCGTCCGCAAGCAGAGCCCGGATTTATTCGTCCAGGAAGGAAGCTGACGCGATGTCACGCACCGGTCGGGTGGAGCGGGTGACCAAGGAGTCCTCCGTTCTGGTCGAGGTCGATTTGGACGGCAGCGGCAAGCTGGACATCGCTACCGGCCTCGGCTTCTACGACCACATGCTCTCCCAGTTGGGCAAGCACGGCCTGTTCGACCTCACCGTGAAGACCGAGGGCGATCTGCACATCGACTCCCACCACACCGTCGAGGACACCGCGATCGCGCTGGGCACCGCATTCCGCCAGGCGCTGGGCGACAAGGCCGGGGTGCGTCGATTCGCGGATTCGCTGGTTCCGTTGGACGAAACCTTGGTGCGGGTCGCGGTGGATCTCTCGGGGCGGCCGTATCTGGTGCACACCGAGCCCGACGGGCAGGCCCCGATGATCGGGGAGTACGACACCAAGCTGACCCGGCACGTGTGGGAATCCTTCGTCAACGCCGCGCAGATCACCCTGCACGTGGACGTGCTGCGCGGGCGGATTGCGCACCACATCGCCGAGGCGCAGTTCAAGGGCGTGGCCCGAGCGCTGCGCGAGGCGGTGGCCATCGATCCGCGGGAAAGCGGCGTGCCGTCCACCAAGGGCACGCTGTGACCCTCGTTGCGTCCGAAGAACTGTGGGTGCCCGGACACTGTTCTTCGGACACAACGGGGGTGGAGGGGTGACGGCGCCCAAGGTGGTGGTGCTCGACTACGGGTCGGGCAACCTGCGCTCCGCACAGCGAGCCTTGGAGCGGGTAGGGGCGCAGGTCGAGGTGACCGCGGACCGCGCGGCAGCGGAGGGCGCCGACGCTCTGGTGGTGCCCGGTGTCGGGGCGTACGCGGCGTGCATGGTCGGCCTGCGTGACGTGAGCGGACCCGAGATCATCCGCGAACGGCTGGGCGCAGCGCGTCCGGTGCTGGGCATCTGCGTGGGCATGCAGGTGCTGTTCGAGCGTGGCGTGGAGCACGGGGTGACCACCGAGGGCTGCGCGCAGTGGCCGGGCGTGGTGGAACGGCTGACCGCACCGGTGCTGCCGCACATGGGCTGGAACACCGTGGACGTGCCCGAGGACACCGTGTTGTTCAAGGGGATCGGTGACGCCCGCTTCTACTTCGTGCACTCCTATGCCGCGCGGGAGTGGACGCGGGGGGCAGCCGGGCCGGCCGGCGCGCCGCTGGTCACCCGGGCCACCCACGGTGAGCCGTTCGTGGCCGCGGTGGAGGACGGGACCTTGTGCGCCACCCAGTTCCATCCGGAGAAGTCCGGGGACGCGGGCGCGGCGCTGTTGGAGAACTGGCTCCGCACGTTGAACTGACGGAGCATCAGTCATGGCCAAGGAACGCGCCGTCCGGCGCGCCCAGCGCGAGGCCGAGGCGGCGGCGCGGGCCGCGCAGCGAGCCAAGGAGGTCGCTCGGGCGGTCCGGCGGCGGGCGTGGCGGGATCGGCTGCGGTCGCTGCTGCCGTCCCGTCGACCGCGTCCGGACAGCGTGTTGGCTCAGCGCCGGCGCACGGAGAACCTGATCGTGCTCGGGCTGTTCGCGCTCGCTCAACTGCTGGGCTGGATGGTCCTGCACAGCGTCCGGGCCAGTTTGGGCCTGCTGTTGTTCAGCGCCTTCGTGCTGCCCGTGGTGCTGACCCTCGCTTTCGACCGCCGCAGCCGGTGATTCACCCGATCGAGTGAACGTTCGTTGCAGACTGTTGATGGAAAGTGACGGTGGGTAGTTCTGGGCGTATGAAACGATTCCGCATCCCTGTTCTCGTCACCGCGCTGTGTGCGTCGCTCCTCGCCGGACCGGTGGGCACGGTGTCCGCGGCGACCGGGCCGCCGCTGGTCCGGCCGGCGTTCACCGTGGCGCCCGCGAACGGTGCCACCGTGGGCGTTGCGCAGCCACTGGCGGTCACTTTCGCGCAACCGGTCGCCGATCGGGCCGCGGTGCAGTCCTCGCTGCAGGTCACGACGACACCGTCGGTACGCGGCGCCTGGTATTGGCTCGACGACCAGCACCTCGATTACCGACCGGAGCATTTCTGGGCGGCCGGTACCCGTGTGGCGCTGCGCACCGGGCCGGGGGCGCCGGTGTCCGCGTTTACTGTCGGGCGGGATCAGGAGATCCGGGTGGACGCCCGCCACCACCGCATGGTGGTGTTGCGCGACGGCGTGCCGATCAAGCGCTTCCGGGCGA contains these protein-coding regions:
- a CDS encoding LON peptidase substrate-binding domain-containing protein, which gives rise to MTERLPLFPLSTVLYPGLQLPLHIFEERYRQLVGDLTGGAEQPAAFGVIAISSGREAGQAQPGLYDVGCTATLRHVEALPDGRFDILTTGTRRFRLHEVDASGMYLVGEVTYLDEEPGEDAAALARATTAAYLDYVDRMLSSAGQAPRTNQELPTDPLLLSYLVAAAMVLDLRDKQQLLSEPNAATRLRAELALLRRERQLLTHLPSLPGTDLIGRGQSLN
- the hisD gene encoding histidinol dehydrogenase gives rise to the protein MIPVLDLRGYALHGPADVPRELLPRAAADVATTLEAVRPICDDVRARGVAAVLDYAERFDGVRPASTRVPAEVLDKALVDLDPAVREALEEAARRARIVHSAQRHPDAVIDVSPGGVVTERWVPVRRVGLYVPGGVVAYPSSVVMNVVPAQVAGVESLAVSSPPQVDNDGWPHPVVLAACALLGVAEVYAAGGAQAIAMFAHGTEECERVDLVTGPGNVYVAAAKRLLKGIIGIDAEAGPTEIAILADAGADPVYVAADLISQAEHDENAACLLVTPSAALVDAVQVEVDRQRGVSLNQTQVNSALANSSALVLVADLDAGLAVVDEWAAEHLEILTADAAAMARKVRNAGAIFIGPWAPVSLGDYLAGSNHVLPTGGTARHSGGLSVHSFLRSVHLVEYGEDALREVAGHIDALGGAEHLLAHINAVRVRVPRED
- a CDS encoding histidinol-phosphate transaminase, producing the protein MDTDLPLRDDLRGLSAYGAPQLDVAVRLNTNENPFGPSVALAADLAAAVQEVALSLNRYPDRNAEALRFDLAEYLGYGLSGDCLWAANGSNEIIQQMLMAFAGAGRTALGFEPSYSMHRLISLATQTEWINGYREADFTLDVDHALAQVAEHRPDVVFLTSPNNPTGTALPLEVIEAVYDAAPGMVVVDEAYAEFARDGVPNALSILAGRKRLVVSRTMSKAFAMAGLRVGYLAAHPEVVQCLALVRLPYHLSELTQAAARVALRHQVDLLRTVAQLREERDRLVAELAAQGCVVVPSDANFVLFGGLTDAAAVWRAVLDRGVLIRDVGLPGWLRVTAGTPEENETFLEALRAVRKQSPDLFVQEGS
- the hisB gene encoding imidazoleglycerol-phosphate dehydratase HisB, whose protein sequence is MSRTGRVERVTKESSVLVEVDLDGSGKLDIATGLGFYDHMLSQLGKHGLFDLTVKTEGDLHIDSHHTVEDTAIALGTAFRQALGDKAGVRRFADSLVPLDETLVRVAVDLSGRPYLVHTEPDGQAPMIGEYDTKLTRHVWESFVNAAQITLHVDVLRGRIAHHIAEAQFKGVARALREAVAIDPRESGVPSTKGTL
- the hisH gene encoding imidazole glycerol phosphate synthase subunit HisH gives rise to the protein MTAPKVVVLDYGSGNLRSAQRALERVGAQVEVTADRAAAEGADALVVPGVGAYAACMVGLRDVSGPEIIRERLGAARPVLGICVGMQVLFERGVEHGVTTEGCAQWPGVVERLTAPVLPHMGWNTVDVPEDTVLFKGIGDARFYFVHSYAAREWTRGAAGPAGAPLVTRATHGEPFVAAVEDGTLCATQFHPEKSGDAGAALLENWLRTLN
- a CDS encoding L,D-transpeptidase; the protein is MKRFRIPVLVTALCASLLAGPVGTVSAATGPPLVRPAFTVAPANGATVGVAQPLAVTFAQPVADRAAVQSSLQVTTTPSVRGAWYWLDDQHLDYRPEHFWAAGTRVALRTGPGAPVSAFTVGRDQEIRVDARHHRMVVLRDGVPIKRFRASTGKDGWETRNGTEVMMERVGAKHWTPGSINAPEQYSLYSKYAIRITQSGEFVHDAPWTHKKIGKHNTTHGCVGLHTNDAKWIWQHSMVGDPVIVHGSSRDDQAVANRYDDWNIPWATWVKGDVGKH